Proteins encoded together in one Vanessa tameamea isolate UH-Manoa-2023 chromosome 30, ilVanTame1 primary haplotype, whole genome shotgun sequence window:
- the LOC113391592 gene encoding scavenger receptor class B member 1-like isoform X1, translating to MEHQNLEKTTSTTPMLLKEDKEKVVIITPSNGVGKILIREDTILANLQGCAGCGKTQFACSGVKKQWSALCWGKQSDKKYYCLIVLLSAAFALSLIGSIFFCFTNTINDAILSSMVIRNNSLAYTMWRRPTVHPLMKVHIFNYTNWQRVKDGLDEKLNVQDVGPFVYSQHLERVKVKFEGDQLSFQERNNFKFLPDASVGAHFDQVFVPNLPLLGVLAKASSLSYIVQLALATTLSSVANHKEAFLKLPVQRFLWGYDDSIIDIAKPFLSIQGLLNFEKFGLLVTKNGTGSDRFTINTGENEKNKMNILEKFNGEPALPYWGSPECNSIEASDGTIFPPSLLDRNSTLYVFYPNLCRRLPFKFIKEVEVGDGIKLMRYGMPEDVFDDPDNNPTNQCYCQIDSGECPPRGIINVTECAMGAPAFASFPHFHRGDDILRTQITGLNPDSESHESYLDIHPTLGIALSGKSSLQLNIKVQKSNAFGALGFLKQGIVLPIAWIEMSVEELPKSLQSLVYHGTYSTAAAQLGLTVFCLITLTVSSICLFVIIFRRRRKPCATLKIIPVDTELKSQL from the exons atggaacatcaaaatttagaaaaaacaaCCTCTACGACTCCAATGCTTTTAAAGGAAGACAAGGAGAAAGTAGTCATAATAACCCCCAGTAATGGGGTAGGGAAGATTCTGATTAGGGAGGATACGATTCTAGCCAATTTGCAAGGCTGTGCTGGTTGTGGTAAAACTCAGTTCGCTTGTTCTGGTGTTAAAAAACAGTGGTCGGCTCTGTGTTGGGGGAAGCAGTcggataagaaatattattgct tgATAGTGCTCCTGTCTGCAGCGTTCGCTCTAAGCCTCATAGGTTCAATATTTTTCTGCTTCACGAACACCATCAACGATGCTATTCTATCA AGCATGGTTATAAGGAACAACAGCCTCGCATACACAATGTGGAGGCGGCCCACGGTCCATCCGCTGATGAAAGTCCACATCTTCAACTATACCAACTGGCAGAGAGTTAAAGATGGTCTTGATGAAAAGCTGAACGTTCAAGATGTCGGACCTTTTGTGTACTC GCAACACTTAGAAAGAGTGAAAGTCAAATTCGAAGGTGACCAATTGAGCTTTCAAGAGCGGAACAATTTCAAATTCCTACCCGATGCGAGTGTTGGGGCACATTTCGATCAAGTATTTGTTCCAAATCTGCCATTATTG GGTGTTCTCGCCAAAGCGTCTAGCCTGTCATATATTGTGCAGCTTGCGTTAGCTACCACACTATCATCCGTCGCCAACCACAAGGAGGCCTTTCTGAAACTGCCCGTACAAAG ATTCCTTTGGGGTTACGACGATAGTATTATAGATATCGCCAAACCATTTCTAAGCATTCAAGGATTATTGAATTTCGAAAAATTCGGCCTTTTAGTAACT aaaaacGGCACCGGCTCTGATCGTTTCACAATCAACACGGGAGAGAATGAAAAAAACAAGATGAATATACTCGAAAAGTTCAACGGTGAACCGGCACTTCCCTACTGGGGAAGTCCCGAGTGCAATAG caTAGAAGCATCGGATGGAACCATATTCCCGCCATCTCTACTCGATAGGAATTCAACTCTATACGTCTTCTATCCGAATTTGTGTCGACGTCTACCATTTAAGTTCATTAAGGAAGTGGAA GTAGGAGACGGTATAAAGTTAATGCGATACGGAATGCCAGAAGATGTCTTCGATGATCCTGATAACAACCCAACGAATCAGTGCTACTGTCAAATAGATAGTGGGGAATGCCCCCCACGGGGCATAATCAACGTCACTGAATGCGCTATGG GAGCACCTGCCTTTGCATCATTTCCGCACTTCCACAGAGGTGATGACATTCTACGGACACAAATAACTGGTCTGAACCCAGATTCAGAGAGTCACGAGTCTTATTTAGATATTCATCCAACACTGGGAATCGCTTTGAGTGGAAAATCTAG tcTACAACTGAACATTAAAGTCCAAAAATCAAACGCATTTGGAGCTCTTGGCTTTTTGAAACAAGGCATAGTGTTGCCCATAGCTTGGATTGAAATG tccgTGGAAGAGTTACCAAAGAGTCTCCAGTCGCTGGTATACCACGGGACGTATTCTACCGCGGCGGCTCAGCTCGGTCTAACTGTGTTTTGCTTAATCACTCTGACAGTATCATCAATATGTCTGTTTGTGATAATCTTTAGGAGGAGAAGAAAACCTTGCGCCACACTGAAGATAATACCAGTTGATACTGAATTAAAGTCTCAATTATAG
- the LOC113391592 gene encoding scavenger receptor class B member 1-like isoform X2: MVIRNNSLAYTMWRRPTVHPLMKVHIFNYTNWQRVKDGLDEKLNVQDVGPFVYSQHLERVKVKFEGDQLSFQERNNFKFLPDASVGAHFDQVFVPNLPLLGVLAKASSLSYIVQLALATTLSSVANHKEAFLKLPVQRFLWGYDDSIIDIAKPFLSIQGLLNFEKFGLLVTKNGTGSDRFTINTGENEKNKMNILEKFNGEPALPYWGSPECNSIEASDGTIFPPSLLDRNSTLYVFYPNLCRRLPFKFIKEVEVGDGIKLMRYGMPEDVFDDPDNNPTNQCYCQIDSGECPPRGIINVTECAMGAPAFASFPHFHRGDDILRTQITGLNPDSESHESYLDIHPTLGIALSGKSSLQLNIKVQKSNAFGALGFLKQGIVLPIAWIEMSVEELPKSLQSLVYHGTYSTAAAQLGLTVFCLITLTVSSICLFVIIFRRRRKPCATLKIIPVDTELKSQL; this comes from the exons ATGGTTATAAGGAACAACAGCCTCGCATACACAATGTGGAGGCGGCCCACGGTCCATCCGCTGATGAAAGTCCACATCTTCAACTATACCAACTGGCAGAGAGTTAAAGATGGTCTTGATGAAAAGCTGAACGTTCAAGATGTCGGACCTTTTGTGTACTC GCAACACTTAGAAAGAGTGAAAGTCAAATTCGAAGGTGACCAATTGAGCTTTCAAGAGCGGAACAATTTCAAATTCCTACCCGATGCGAGTGTTGGGGCACATTTCGATCAAGTATTTGTTCCAAATCTGCCATTATTG GGTGTTCTCGCCAAAGCGTCTAGCCTGTCATATATTGTGCAGCTTGCGTTAGCTACCACACTATCATCCGTCGCCAACCACAAGGAGGCCTTTCTGAAACTGCCCGTACAAAG ATTCCTTTGGGGTTACGACGATAGTATTATAGATATCGCCAAACCATTTCTAAGCATTCAAGGATTATTGAATTTCGAAAAATTCGGCCTTTTAGTAACT aaaaacGGCACCGGCTCTGATCGTTTCACAATCAACACGGGAGAGAATGAAAAAAACAAGATGAATATACTCGAAAAGTTCAACGGTGAACCGGCACTTCCCTACTGGGGAAGTCCCGAGTGCAATAG caTAGAAGCATCGGATGGAACCATATTCCCGCCATCTCTACTCGATAGGAATTCAACTCTATACGTCTTCTATCCGAATTTGTGTCGACGTCTACCATTTAAGTTCATTAAGGAAGTGGAA GTAGGAGACGGTATAAAGTTAATGCGATACGGAATGCCAGAAGATGTCTTCGATGATCCTGATAACAACCCAACGAATCAGTGCTACTGTCAAATAGATAGTGGGGAATGCCCCCCACGGGGCATAATCAACGTCACTGAATGCGCTATGG GAGCACCTGCCTTTGCATCATTTCCGCACTTCCACAGAGGTGATGACATTCTACGGACACAAATAACTGGTCTGAACCCAGATTCAGAGAGTCACGAGTCTTATTTAGATATTCATCCAACACTGGGAATCGCTTTGAGTGGAAAATCTAG tcTACAACTGAACATTAAAGTCCAAAAATCAAACGCATTTGGAGCTCTTGGCTTTTTGAAACAAGGCATAGTGTTGCCCATAGCTTGGATTGAAATG tccgTGGAAGAGTTACCAAAGAGTCTCCAGTCGCTGGTATACCACGGGACGTATTCTACCGCGGCGGCTCAGCTCGGTCTAACTGTGTTTTGCTTAATCACTCTGACAGTATCATCAATATGTCTGTTTGTGATAATCTTTAGGAGGAGAAGAAAACCTTGCGCCACACTGAAGATAATACCAGTTGATACTGAATTAAAGTCTCAATTATAG